The following proteins come from a genomic window of Myxococcota bacterium:
- a CDS encoding polyphosphate polymerase domain-containing protein: MSEALAIPRPSGPPPLEALRYEIKFVAPAHQRDFVLEWVRGHWAGFVEPYPPRRINNVYFDSYTLATFHENLSGTSRRSKVRWRWYGDTHEPERGTLEIKRRRGGLGWKLSYRTAGLDLRATTPGGWLARRRALRASLPPAGRVWLDAHPLAVLINRYDRRYFLSGDGAVRLTVDWNQRVHDQKLRDTPNLERRANLPDTIVVELKFPVAEHAHANAIVQGFPLRLARNSKYVIGVQAISRGG; this comes from the coding sequence GTGAGCGAGGCGCTCGCGATCCCGCGCCCGTCGGGCCCGCCCCCGCTCGAGGCGCTCCGCTACGAGATCAAGTTCGTCGCGCCCGCGCACCAGCGCGACTTCGTGCTCGAGTGGGTGCGCGGCCACTGGGCCGGCTTCGTCGAGCCCTACCCGCCGCGCCGCATCAACAACGTCTACTTCGACAGCTACACGCTCGCGACCTTCCACGAGAACCTCTCGGGAACGAGCCGCCGCTCGAAGGTGCGCTGGCGCTGGTACGGCGACACGCACGAGCCCGAGCGCGGCACGCTCGAGATCAAGCGCCGCCGCGGCGGACTCGGCTGGAAGCTCTCCTACCGCACGGCCGGCCTCGACCTGCGCGCCACCACCCCGGGCGGCTGGCTCGCGCGAAGACGCGCGCTGCGCGCCTCGCTCCCTCCCGCGGGCCGCGTCTGGCTCGACGCGCACCCGCTCGCCGTCCTGATCAACCGCTACGACCGACGCTATTTCCTCTCCGGCGACGGCGCCGTCCGCCTCACCGTCGACTGGAACCAGCGCGTCCACGACCAGAAGCTCCGCGACACGCCCAACCTCGAGCGCCGCGCCAACCTCCCCGACACGATCGTCGTCGAGCTCAAGTTCCCAGTCGCCGAGCACGCCCACGCGAACGCGATCGTCCAGGGCTTCCCGCTCCGCCTCGCGAGAAACTCGAAGTACGTGATCGGCGTGCAGGCGATCTCGCGGGGTGGGTGA
- a CDS encoding DUF4956 domain-containing protein: protein MNGLGLDLPVGAPLSLTALVIALAIGSVLSVVLRWHFERFGSTLSNRGEFAQVFPLIVLTTVLIITVVKSSLALSLGLVGALSIVRFRTPIKEPEELAYLFIAIGSGLGLGADQFVPTVAAFAIILGVVTFLRWSRRGREHTGLYLSIDWPDDGAPRPLEALSAVVSESAAAADLRRVDTRDGGFSVTYFVDVASPEVVSRMVEAIRARFPGAGITFVDQNQLPSV from the coding sequence ATGAACGGCCTCGGGCTCGATCTCCCCGTCGGCGCGCCGCTCTCGCTGACGGCGCTCGTCATCGCGCTCGCCATCGGGTCCGTGCTGTCGGTCGTCCTGCGCTGGCACTTCGAGCGCTTCGGGTCGACGCTCTCGAACCGCGGCGAGTTCGCGCAGGTCTTCCCGCTGATCGTGCTCACGACGGTCCTGATCATCACCGTCGTGAAGAGCTCGCTCGCGCTCTCGCTCGGCCTCGTGGGCGCGCTGTCGATCGTGCGCTTCCGCACGCCCATCAAGGAGCCCGAAGAGCTCGCCTACCTCTTCATCGCGATCGGCAGCGGTCTCGGGCTCGGCGCCGACCAGTTCGTCCCGACCGTCGCGGCCTTCGCGATCATCCTCGGCGTCGTCACGTTCCTGCGCTGGAGCCGCCGCGGCCGCGAGCACACGGGCCTCTACCTGTCGATCGACTGGCCGGACGACGGCGCGCCGCGCCCGCTCGAGGCGCTCTCGGCCGTCGTGTCCGAGAGCGCGGCCGCGGCCGACCTGCGCCGCGTCGACACGCGCGACGGCGGCTTCTCGGTCACCTACTTCGTCGACGTCGCGAGCCCCGAGGTCGTGAGCCGCATGGTCGAGGCCATCCGCGCGCGCTTCCCCGGCGCGGGCATCACCTTCGTCGACCAGAACCAGCTGCCGAGCGTGTGA